The segment ACGGTCATACTTCTCATACCGTGCAGCTTCCTTCTTGCCATGCTCTTCACAAAAGCGCTTGTCGGTTAGCTCTGGGCAACCAGGGTAAGAGCACGGTCGCTTAGGTTTCTTTGGCATACGGCACCTCCTTTTACCCATAGAAAAAGCCCTCGCAGGAGAAATGCTCCCGTGAAGGCTTCTGTTTATTAATATTCCATACTACCATTATATAACTTTCACTACGGACAAACAGTGTCACCGTATGCCAAACTATGCCAAAGTGTGCCAACTTTTTATAATTATCGCGATTGACTTGTGGAACTCTTGCTTTAAACGTGTGTTAAAATAGAATTGAGAATAATAAATTTATGAAGTTGGTTTTCAACAATCAGGCCAGATTGTGGAGGAAGGATTAGATATTTATTCTAATGAATAAGACTATAAGACAAATGAAGTGTAAAATATGTTTGACATCTCATTTGTCTTTTTTTTATAATTAAGATGTAAAAAACCTTTTACACCTTATTAAATCTAAAGGTGGCTTAGTAAATGGAAAATAGAATTAAGGAGTACAGAGAAAAAAGCAGTCTTTCACAAGGGAAATTAGCAGAATTATGCAATGTAAGTAGACAAACGATTAACGCTATTGAGAACAATAAATATGACCCAAGTTTGCAGTTAGCATTTGATATAGCAAGGACTTTGGGAGTCACTATGGAAGATTTATTTATCTCTGAGAATGGGGGAGGAACGGAATGAATAAAACTAAAAGTATTGTAGCTATTTTAGTCTTTATTGCCTTTCTATCAATTGTAGGGTTTTCCTTATACAAATGGGTTAGTTTTGGAACTATAGATGCAGCTGGTATATTCTTTAGTTTTCTAGCTTTAAGCTATTTTTTTAATTGGCTTAATTGGGGGCATCATGAAGGCGGTGGCGAGAAAGATGAATTAGATAGACATATTGAAACTCAAAGTGCCAAAATAGGTTATTATGTACTGATGATTCTATCTGGTTTAATATTATTTATTTCTGAAGGAACCGGTAATTTCAATAATATTGATAATTATCCACTGGTTATAGTGGTAGGTCTAACATTTGTTACGGTCCCAATTACAGAATTTATTTATTCAAAGAAGTACAAGTAATAATAATGTTTATATTAAACAATCGGGCGCAATTGTTTAAACAAAAAAGGCATTACATGGTAGCAGAAATATGTAATGCCTTTTCATTTTCCGATTATTTTGGAACCTTTAGATGTTGCAAAGCGGATGAATGGAGTCTATGCACGGTTCTCATAGAAACATTAAGGTTGACACAGATTTCTTCCCAGTTAAGAAAGTTAATGTATCGGTAGCGAAGAATCAGCTTCTCATCTACGTTTTCCATCTGGTTAATTGCTTCACGGATATCTGATTTAAGCTTTACTAGCCGTTCAACCTCTTGTTGTATCTGTTGCTCCAAATCTACTATTCTAATCACATACTTTTCAAAGGGTGGGTCAGTACTCTTGGTTCGACTGACTTTCTCATCAAGCACAGGGGATGAAACACTTCTTGATAAATCCCTTAAGTTTTGCAACTCTTCAAGGTCGGAGTTAATCAATTCATTCAAACGGTAAGCCTGTTTTAAGAATTCCTTAGCTGTCATCATCGCACCACCTCCTCTTGTAGTTGTTGAATTAACATGTCAGGGTTTAGAGAGGTGAGGACATTGAACAATTCAGAATGAAAGAAGCACTCAACCTCACGTTTTGTATATAAAGCAGAATCATTGCGAGGGTGTTTTGCTAGTCTTTTCAGTGCAAAACGATAATCTTTAACTGCCTGTAGAATAATGGCATTCGCCAGTTTTTCAAATGCATCCATCATACAGCATCCCTCTCTTTCCCAAGATTTGCTTTGACAGCATTGATAAGGTCGGACTGTGTCTTTTCCTTTTTCTTCAAAGCATTCATAACATCTTCATCAATCGTGCCTTTAGTAATAATGTGATGGATAACCACGGTTTCATTTTGTCCTTGTCTCCAAAGTCTCGCATTGGTTTGCTGATAGAGTTCCAGACTCCAAGTAAGTCCAAACCAGATAAGCGTTGAACCACCACTTTGTAAGTTAAGGCCGTGTCCCGCTGATGCAGGATGGATAACCGCTACAGAAATATCGCCGTTGTTCCAATCCTTAATATCCTTGGAAGTCTTAATTTCTCGTACATTGAATTTTGCCTTAATACGCTCTAAATCGTGATTATACCAATAGGCAATAAGCACAGGTTTTCCGTTAGTACCTTCAATTAAATCCTCAAGAGCATCTAGCTTGCGGTCGTGGATAATATGAGGATTTTTATCATCATCATAGATCGCACCATTTGCCATTTGCAGGAGTTTGCCTGAAAGGACGGCTGCATTCATGGCATCTATTTCTTCATCAGCAAATTCAATAACCATCTCTTCACGAAAGTGATCATATACGGATTGTTCTTTGTCATTTAGATATACTGGTACTTCATTGATCACGCACTCTGGCATTTTCAGAAAATCGACTGATTTCATGGAAATGGTAATATCCGAAATGAGCTGATAAATGGCATCTTCAGCACCTGGCAATGGTTTATATGAAAATACGATTTGCTGATTACGTTTATCCGGTGTAAAAAAGGAATTGCGGTAGTGAGTTATGTATCTGCCGAGTCTTTTACCCATGTCGAGAATACGAAACTCTGCCCACAAATCCATTAACCCATTACTGGATGGTGTACCCGTAAGACCCACGATCCGTTTTGCCCTCGGCCTTACTTTTAGTAAACTTTTAAATCTTTTGGCACCATAGGACTTAAAAGATGATAGCTCATCGATTACCACCATGTCATAATCAAAAGGGATGCCACTTTTATTTACTAACCAGTCAACATTTTCTCTGTTTATAAGATAGACACTTGCAGGTTTTCTAAGAGCCGCCAATCGCTCCTGTTCTGTTCCGATGGCTACTGAAAACTCCAGTCCTTTTAAATGCTCCCACTTATTTATCTCAGCTGGCCAAGTATCCCTTGCTACTCGAAGTGGAGCAATGACCAGAACCTTTCCAATTTCAAAACGATCAAGACATAGGTCAAATATAGCCGTTAGAGTAATGACACTTTTGCCAAGACCCATTTCTAGAAACACCGCAGCAATGGGATGGTCTAGAATGAAGTTCGTTGCATAGGTCTGATATTTATGAGGATTGTATTTCACTCAGTATCCCTCCAATCTGCTGAACATCATCAATGACATAGCAGGTAAAGCCTAACTTCTGTAATTGCCTTATTCTTCTAATCTGTAACGGACGAGGTTTCTTTCCGGGAGCCTTTAATTCTATAAAAGCCATCTTCCCATATGGTAAAAGCACTAGGCGGTCTGGCATTCCATCTAAACCTGGACTAACAAACTTCGCCGCAATGCCTCCCATCTTTTTTACCTCCGCCACCAGTTTCTTTTCGATATATTTTTCAAGCATAAAAACCTCCCACTATAAAAAGCTCGGAACAAGAAAACAACTTTGAACCATTTTTCCTATACGCGCGCGTATGCGTGTATGCACAGGCTACTATTACTTCTTTTTACTATTTATAAATAAATAGGATACTTCTTGTTCCACTTGTTCCGAACCGTTGATTTTCCTTATCGTTACTAGCTTTAGGGAAAGAACCAGTATGGGAACAAGGTAAGGTACAACTTAGCGTTGTTCCTCGACTCGGGAATAAGCTCGTTGCTTTCCGTAGACAGGAAACGTCACAACACCATTCTTGTTCCCAGTGTACTTGTTCCACTCACTGATCTTTCTCATAATGGCACCGATGGCATAGGAATCTGATGGTTTTAGCATTGATGCCTCTTTACCGAAACACTCACACCAAATTTCCATATTGCAAACAAGAATTCTTTTTACTGTTCCAACACGGGTGCCGCCGCCAAATTCGCTACCGCCGAGGAAATTTCTACGCTCGTACAAAGACATTGTGTCCCAATCATCCGGTAAGAGCGTATCCAAGTAGGTACGAACCAGTCCTTCTCGTTCATCTGTTTCCATAGCATCTGCCTGTTCACTGGTTGCCATGGTTACATCATCACCTTCAAGGTAGAGTTTTTCGCCCTTCTCATAAAGAACTAGAGCCTCTGCCCAAATCTGCTGTACTTCCTCTTTGGTCATCTGCCAAGCTTTCTTTCTACTGTTACCGCTAATGCGGACTGGCCAAAATCTGCGGTTACCCGTAATATCCCGAAGAAATCCGCTTTCTGCATTGGTAGAACCCACAATTACGCATTGACGGGGATGGCTTTCGACGTTGACCCCATAACTGGCACGGTACTTATCATCCGCCCTCGAAATAAAGGACTTCACAATCTCCACATCCGTCTTACGCATTCCTGCAAGCTCACCGAGTTCCAACAACCAATATCCCTGAAGTTTTTCAGCCCCAGATTTATCTTTCATGTCCGTGAGAGTTAAACTGTCTGAAAACCAATCTCCGGCAAGCTTGGCAAAGAAAGTTGATTTACCGATGCCTTGAGGACCATTTAAGATAAGAACACTATCAAACTTTGTGCCTGGTCTATAAATACGGGCTACCGCTGCAACCATCGTTTTGCGAATAATTGCCTTTGTGTAGGAATTATCTGTTGCACCGAAATAATCAATGAGTAGATTTTCTACTCGACTAATACCATCCCATTTTGGCAGTGAGTCGAGATACTCCTTAACAGGGTGGTAGGCTCGTTCTGACGCTACAGCTAACACAGCATCTTTGGTCTTGGTAGGAGAATAGACTCCGTATTTACTGCTTAAGTACACCTTAAGAAGCGCGTTATCCGAATCATTCCAACCAGCCTTGATCTGTTCCCAAGGCAGACCACCTTTGGCATCAATCCCATCACGGTGGCAATTGAAAGCGATATGTTGTAATTCCTCATCATGCCGAATAATCAAGACAATGTTGTCTAAAGTGTCTTTTATCCGACCTTGCTTATCCAGTTCCAAACCTGTCTGCCAATCCTCATCACTAAACTCCTCTTCAGCCTGAGCCTGTCTCTCCTTTGCGAACTCAGCTTTTACCGCTTCATCTTTTATAGCAAACTCGCACATTGCCACAAAAGACGGCATCTTTCCAGGAGCTATAGTAGTGGAAGCTCTATCATCTAAAGTACCGAATTTATGAATACGAACGAGATCAAAAGCATTAAGAAGCAGGCCGCTTGCTGGGTCAGTAGCATGGTGGCTGTATGCAAATTTATCATCATAGATAATCACACCCGCACTACTGTCAGCTGGAATATAGTCATAGCGTCCTTCCATAGCAGAGGGTTCATAAACTGCGCCTAAAAATTTATCAATTGCTTCACGAACGGAGTAGGCACGACAGAATGTTCCTACCACACCTTCCTTTAAAAGCGGGTCTGCTTGCTCTTTAAGACTGCGATTAATAACCTCAGACTGCCTGCTTGATACAGGCCAAGTTGATGTATCTCGCCAGTTTTCATATTTTGCAAGATAAATATCCGGGTCAAGTAATACTCCATCCTGCTCTTCATAGACAAATTCACCGTTAGATGAAGTGGATGGCCAATACATTAGGCGATGCGCTTCATATGTCGTATCATCAAAAAGGTCAATACCGATTTCTTTTGCCACCATACGTCCAACGGCTGCGTATTCTTCTTCGCTGATCTCACGAGCAAGTGGAACGATAAGTCTAAGTCTTGGATTTTCCGGTGTGTGCTTATGGGTGGAGTAAACGCAGCATTTGAAATCGAAAAGCATACTGATTTGCTCCCAAATATCGGGCCTACCGTAATCCATATCAAGGGTAAGTAAAGAGCGGCAGAGAACATTGCCCTTCTTTCGCCTTCCTTCTTTTAAATGCCCTCCGACAAAGCCACCGACATCTTTGATATCATCTTGTTGACCTTTTTTAAGTTTTCGATATTCTTCTACCGTTTCTGTAGTACGTTGGGTTGTCTTTACACGGGAACAAAAATCCTCCCAGGAGATATCTTTGTTTTTCCATTTCCTGTCCATCCGGCTATTGCCCACTGCAATTTTCATAAGCTATCAACCTCCTCATGCTCCGGACTAAAATATCTGACTGTTTGTCTGCGTTTCTTGGCTACTTCAATTTCCCTCGCCATACCTTTTGAGATGGTATTGCCCAGCACCCACACCTCGGAGCATTTGCCCATGAGCACGATGTCCATAAATATGGCAAGCTCCCGTTCCTCTGGATTTTCATCATCCATAAACTGTGGAAACATAAGATGGGGAGCAATCGGAATACAGTTTTGGTCTAAGGCAAACCTGCAAAAACTACGAGCCTTTTTAATGTTTCCTTCTACATCACCGGAATAGGGAGAACAGATATATACAAGCGGCTTAAAGGCAGATTTTTTCTCTGCCTTTTCCTTTTTCATTATGTTGGTCAGTGCTTCATGGGGAGTTGGGTCATGGTATCCTTCGTGATTGAATTTGTTGATTCCCATTACACACCCTCCATTTCTATCTGAGGCAAAATACCGTCTGCCTTCATCAGTTCGTAAATGAAGAGTCTGCCTTTTTGAGTCCAATATGTATGGACCTTTGTATGCTGTTCACCGTTACTGCCAAGGTAGCTATGTGTCTTAGTACTGGTGTAGCCTTTTTCCGCATACTTCTGATATAAGAGCCAAATGCCTCCTTGTTTAAATTGGATGCCCTTTTTATTAAGATAGCGGTTCATCCAAATAGCTGACTTACCGTAATCTTTGGCGATTGCTGATGTGGAAATGAGGTCTTTGCAATTTAAAACCACATCGTAATAAGACACTTTCGGTTTCATTTCTGCAATTTGCTGATTCTGAACAGCAACCGTACCTTCAAGCACTTTATTTTGATTCCTTACTTGAGTTAGTTGTTGATTGGCAAACTGTAATGCCCTTGCCATGATCGCCTCAGGGGAATTCCATCGTCTTTCTATTTCAAGAAAGTATTGACGGCATTGTTTTCCTTTTGGAGTACGCTGTATCATACATAGCTCTTTTGCCATATCAATTGTTAACTGATGGTCTATGCTTGGTCTGCCTCCAGTACTTTCGCTCAAAAATGAGCTAAAGTCTGACCCTTCCTCAAATCCGTACTCACACATTCTTGGAAACCAATCTTTATAAGCGGTCTTTACTTCCAAGGCTTCATGTAAATCACGACCGAGTACGGTTGGTCGTTGATTTTCATAATTGATTTTTACTAATTCGTCCATACGAATTACCTCCTGCAATATAGTCAGAGGAAAGTTCCTCTACCTAATAGCCACAGGAGGTAATGATTGTTGAGGATTTTGAAAAAATAAATTATACATCCGGATTTTTGTTCGAAATTTGTGTATGTAAAATAGATTTAAAAGCTGATTCAGTAATTTTCTACTTTTACAAACGGACTAGATTGATGAACAAAAAATGGTAACGTAAACTGTAATAGGCCTATAGGATTTGGAGCTAATAAGAGAAGAGGAAAACAATCATTTTGGTATCATATTTTATCTATGACCTGGATGAGTAAGGTTGGTAGAGCCTCGAGGAGAATCAATTAAAATAAAAAATACAGAGCGAGAAATTCTCACTCTGTATTTTTTATTTTACATCATTCACTTATTGCTTTTACTTGATGTTATTTTACGAGTGGCTAAAGCTATGATTCCACCAACTGCAATAAATACAATGTCCAAAACGATTTCAAACCCTTGAAACGCATCAATATAATTTACTAAAAACCAACTTTTTCCCCCATTAGTCAAATGATTGATTAATCCGCCTATTCCCTGAATAATAAAAAGTAGACTGAGACCACTGATAATTTCTTTCATGATGAACACCTCTTTAATATTTTTTCTAATTTAATATGCCTCTAAGACCGATATTAAAAAAAACTGCACCTATGACTCCTGTCGCTACCAAGAGTGAAGAGATTGGAGCTTCATTTAATTTTGACCTGATTTTAATAAGAAATTGTTGCAATCTTTCTTTAAATATAATATTAACCCCTAACAGTAATAGAGAAGGAAGCACCATTACTAGATTGTATCCAATTATTATTAAGATAGCAGGTGTAGTCTCAATTGTTTGATGATTCATTAAAAAGATTGAATAAAAGTAAGGCAATGCCGTTACAAATTCAATTAGGAAAACAATGATTCCTAGTATAATCATCCCTTTAATTGTTGTATTTTTGGGGATAAATGAAATTAAACGTTTTTTTGTAGTCTCTTTTGGTTTACTGAAGCTTATTAGAACAAGAACTGCTCCAAGTAGGATATAAAACCAATTGATAAAGTCAAACTGAGACAATTGTTCTATTCTCTTCAATAATGAATTTCCACCAAAGTAGAGTAATAAACCCGTGATGAAATAGCCTAACTGCGTGATGAATAAAAACACAAATAAACGAGAAGATAACTGATTCGGTTGTGTCAGTAATAAATAGGCTGTTACAGTCAGTACACCGGGACTTAAAATATCAATTAAAGCACACAAAGAAATAATCATTAATGCTGAAGAAATGTCTAATGATGAAGAAGGCATCAATGCTTCAATAGTTTCGATCAAACAAACTAGTCCTCCTTTAAATGTTGTGGTATTATCTATTTAACACACCGTGCTATAAAAAGATAATAACACACTGTGCTAAATAAAGGAAGTGATTTTTATAATGCCAAAAATTGTTGATCATGATGAAAAGCGCAAACAAATTGCTGAGGCTGCATGGAATATTATTAGGGAAGAAGGGGTTGAGAAAGCGTCTATACGAAGAGTTGCAGCTGAGGCAGGGATGTCTTCTGGTGCGTTAAGACATTATTTTTCAACTCAAGATGAAATGTTATTATTTATTATGAATTACTACTTAGAAGAAGGGAAAAAACGTTCTCAAAATAAAGAATGGTCAGAAAACCCAGTGCAGGCAGTAGAAGAAGTTTTATTAGAGCTAGTACCAATAGATGAAGAAAAGAAAATTGAAACGAGTGTTTGGTGGATTCTTGCATTACGTTCACTTACAAGTGATACAATAAAGGACAAAAAAGATGAAATGACGGACGGTACATATGAATTAGCAAATTCAATGATTGAAATCTTAGCTCTAAAAGGCGTATTATCAGATTCAATGAATGCAGAATTAGAAAAGAGTAGGTTAACGGCATTAATAGAGGGATTGTCAATTCATGCTTTATTAAGACCTGATGTATACTCTCCAGAAAAGGTGAAGGAAGTTATTCGTTATCATTTAGAGACACTCTGCAATAAAATCAATTAAGCTAATCGGTCGATGTATCAATTATTGTCCCATGTGTTTTTAATAGATTTAGTCTTACGCCTTGATTTATTATTAACTTTATAGAGAGAGGAGTCAAAATCGGTTCTTTCACTATATTTCTTCAAGATTCGAATTTTAACCCTTTATTCCACAAAAATGGAGCGTTTATTAAACAAACAAGATAGCACGTACCGGTCATAAAATAAGTGCTATCCTGTTTTCATTATTTAAAAATTGAAGGTCTTTTAACCTCCTCCCACACGATAATCCGAATACTAATTAATTTAATCTTTTTGATAAAACTGACACTCGTAGCCGTCAGCACTGAGTAACAGGCCATTTGCCCATGTTGGTGTCCTAGCCATCTGTTCACAAATAGCGGAAAGTGACATTCCCATATCCGCCTCGATGATAATTTCATCGTGTACATGAGCCACAATGGAACAATTCTTTAATGTCTGCATGGCATGACACAAAATGTCACGACTGATTGCCTGAACAATATTCTCTACAAATTTGGGTCCATAGCTTTCGATTCTTTCCCATTTCTTCGTCCCACCGACCCCTTCGTAAGTAACCGACTCACCGCCGAACATATTCTCTCCCATACGAGGTTTCACATAGGCAAGCCGTCTACCAGAAGGAAGGACAATAAAGAGCATTCCACTTTGATATATAAATTTAATGCCATGTGTCGCTGTGGGAGTCTTTTGCTTAACACAAGTTTTTACAGCACGGTCAACATCCCACCAAAGTTTTGTGATATTGGGATTAGATTGTCTCCAAGCCGTTACAAGGGGCTGAAGTTCCTCTTCTTCTATTCCCATCTCCAAAGCACCCATTGATTTTAATGCTCCAACAGATCCACCATAACCGAGGGCAAGTTCGGCTATTTTCCCTTTCTGACGAAGGTGACCGTTTACACCATGCTTTTCAACAGGTACATTAAACATTTGAGACGCACTGGCACAGTAGATGTCACCGCCGTTTTGGAATACATCTATTCTCCATTTTTCACCTGCAAGCCAAGCAATGACGCGAGCCTCAATCGCCGAAAAATCTGCCACAATGAACTTCATACCTTCTCGTGGTATAAAAGCAGTACGGATAAGTTCCGACAGTACCTCTGGGATTGAATCATATAGTAAAGTAAGAGCATCAAAGTTTCCGCTTCGAACTAAAGCACGAGCCTGTTCCAAATCGGACATATGGTTTTGGGGTAGATTTTGCAACTGAATCAGCCTGCCAGAGAATCTGCCGGTTCTGTTGGCTCCGTAAAACTGAAACATTCCTCTTGCACGACCGTCACTACATACCGCATTCTCCATTGCTGTGTATTTTTTCACCGATGATTTTGCAAGCTGCTGGCGAAGTTCCAAAACAGTGCCTAGTGGTTCAGGAGCCGTCTTTAACATCTCAGCAACCGCTTTTTTACCAAGGGTATCTGTTTCTAGCCCATTGTCGGCAAGCCAGTCTTTCATTTGTTGTACAGAGTTTGGATTCTCCAAATTAGTTATATCTTGCATCGTAGCCATTAGCTTTTCACGAGAATTTTCATCCATCTCTACAGC is part of the Lysinibacillus sp. FSL K6-0232 genome and harbors:
- a CDS encoding DNA polymerase: MIWSAYMGLPLSLEGVGAVLGLEKQKLTEGKDLIKYFCTPCSPTKSNGDRVRNLPEHDMDKWERFKVYNIRDVESEMSIQQKLSKFQVPENIWEEYHLDQVINDRGIAIDMTFVKQAVEMDENSREKLMATMQDITNLENPNSVQQMKDWLADNGLETDTLGKKAVAEMLKTAPEPLGTVLELRQQLAKSSVKKYTAMENAVCSDGRARGMFQFYGANRTGRFSGRLIQLQNLPQNHMSDLEQARALVRSGNFDALTLLYDSIPEVLSELIRTAFIPREGMKFIVADFSAIEARVIAWLAGEKWRIDVFQNGGDIYCASASQMFNVPVEKHGVNGHLRQKGKIAELALGYGGSVGALKSMGALEMGIEEEELQPLVTAWRQSNPNITKLWWDVDRAVKTCVKQKTPTATHGIKFIYQSGMLFIVLPSGRRLAYVKPRMGENMFGGESVTYEGVGGTKKWERIESYGPKFVENIVQAISRDILCHAMQTLKNCSIVAHVHDEIIIEADMGMSLSAICEQMARTPTWANGLLLSADGYECQFYQKD
- a CDS encoding phage antirepressor KilAC domain-containing protein encodes the protein MDELVKINYENQRPTVLGRDLHEALEVKTAYKDWFPRMCEYGFEEGSDFSSFLSESTGGRPSIDHQLTIDMAKELCMIQRTPKGKQCRQYFLEIERRWNSPEAIMARALQFANQQLTQVRNQNKVLEGTVAVQNQQIAEMKPKVSYYDVVLNCKDLISTSAIAKDYGKSAIWMNRYLNKKGIQFKQGGIWLLYQKYAEKGYTSTKTHSYLGSNGEQHTKVHTYWTQKGRLFIYELMKADGILPQIEMEGV
- a CDS encoding DUF7768 domain-containing protein, with translation MGINKFNHEGYHDPTPHEALTNIMKKEKAEKKSAFKPLVYICSPYSGDVEGNIKKARSFCRFALDQNCIPIAPHLMFPQFMDDENPEERELAIFMDIVLMGKCSEVWVLGNTISKGMAREIEVAKKRRQTVRYFSPEHEEVDSL
- a CDS encoding DEAD/DEAH box helicase, with amino-acid sequence MKYNPHKYQTYATNFILDHPIAAVFLEMGLGKSVITLTAIFDLCLDRFEIGKVLVIAPLRVARDTWPAEINKWEHLKGLEFSVAIGTEQERLAALRKPASVYLINRENVDWLVNKSGIPFDYDMVVIDELSSFKSYGAKRFKSLLKVRPRAKRIVGLTGTPSSNGLMDLWAEFRILDMGKRLGRYITHYRNSFFTPDKRNQQIVFSYKPLPGAEDAIYQLISDITISMKSVDFLKMPECVINEVPVYLNDKEQSVYDHFREEMVIEFADEEIDAMNAAVLSGKLLQMANGAIYDDDKNPHIIHDRKLDALEDLIEGTNGKPVLIAYWYNHDLERIKAKFNVREIKTSKDIKDWNNGDISVAVIHPASAGHGLNLQSGGSTLIWFGLTWSLELYQQTNARLWRQGQNETVVIHHIITKGTIDEDVMNALKKKEKTQSDLINAVKANLGKERDAV
- a CDS encoding VRR-NUC domain-containing protein, coding for MLEKYIEKKLVAEVKKMGGIAAKFVSPGLDGMPDRLVLLPYGKMAFIELKAPGKKPRPLQIRRIRQLQKLGFTCYVIDDVQQIGGILSEIQSS
- a CDS encoding DUF1492 domain-containing protein; its protein translation is MMTAKEFLKQAYRLNELINSDLEELQNLRDLSRSVSSPVLDEKVSRTKSTDPPFEKYVIRIVDLEQQIQQEVERLVKLKSDIREAINQMENVDEKLILRYRYINFLNWEEICVNLNVSMRTVHRLHSSALQHLKVPK
- a CDS encoding helix-turn-helix transcriptional regulator, translated to MENRIKEYREKSSLSQGKLAELCNVSRQTINAIENNKYDPSLQLAFDIARTLGVTMEDLFISENGGGTE
- a CDS encoding GAP family protein — protein: MIETIEALMPSSSLDISSALMIISLCALIDILSPGVLTVTAYLLLTQPNQLSSRLFVFLFITQLGYFITGLLLYFGGNSLLKRIEQLSQFDFINWFYILLGAVLVLISFSKPKETTKKRLISFIPKNTTIKGMIILGIIVFLIEFVTALPYFYSIFLMNHQTIETTPAILIIIGYNLVMVLPSLLLLGVNIIFKERLQQFLIKIRSKLNEAPISSLLVATGVIGAVFFNIGLRGILN
- a CDS encoding TetR/AcrR family transcriptional regulator; amino-acid sequence: MPKIVDHDEKRKQIAEAAWNIIREEGVEKASIRRVAAEAGMSSGALRHYFSTQDEMLLFIMNYYLEEGKKRSQNKEWSENPVQAVEEVLLELVPIDEEKKIETSVWWILALRSLTSDTIKDKKDEMTDGTYELANSMIEILALKGVLSDSMNAELEKSRLTALIEGLSIHALLRPDVYSPEKVKEVIRYHLETLCNKIN
- a CDS encoding virulence-associated E family protein, with amino-acid sequence MKIAVGNSRMDRKWKNKDISWEDFCSRVKTTQRTTETVEEYRKLKKGQQDDIKDVGGFVGGHLKEGRRKKGNVLCRSLLTLDMDYGRPDIWEQISMLFDFKCCVYSTHKHTPENPRLRLIVPLAREISEEEYAAVGRMVAKEIGIDLFDDTTYEAHRLMYWPSTSSNGEFVYEEQDGVLLDPDIYLAKYENWRDTSTWPVSSRQSEVINRSLKEQADPLLKEGVVGTFCRAYSVREAIDKFLGAVYEPSAMEGRYDYIPADSSAGVIIYDDKFAYSHHATDPASGLLLNAFDLVRIHKFGTLDDRASTTIAPGKMPSFVAMCEFAIKDEAVKAEFAKERQAQAEEEFSDEDWQTGLELDKQGRIKDTLDNIVLIIRHDEELQHIAFNCHRDGIDAKGGLPWEQIKAGWNDSDNALLKVYLSSKYGVYSPTKTKDAVLAVASERAYHPVKEYLDSLPKWDGISRVENLLIDYFGATDNSYTKAIIRKTMVAAVARIYRPGTKFDSVLILNGPQGIGKSTFFAKLAGDWFSDSLTLTDMKDKSGAEKLQGYWLLELGELAGMRKTDVEIVKSFISRADDKYRASYGVNVESHPRQCVIVGSTNAESGFLRDITGNRRFWPVRISGNSRKKAWQMTKEEVQQIWAEALVLYEKGEKLYLEGDDVTMATSEQADAMETDEREGLVRTYLDTLLPDDWDTMSLYERRNFLGGSEFGGGTRVGTVKRILVCNMEIWCECFGKEASMLKPSDSYAIGAIMRKISEWNKYTGNKNGVVTFPVYGKQRAYSRVEEQR